The genomic window GGGGCGGGATGGCGCGGATTGACCAGCGTGCCCTCTGGCAAACTGACACTGATCGGACGGAAGCAGCCGGCATTGTTGGGCAGGCGCGGGTCGGTGATACAGCGCACGCAGTAATAGGTGACGCAGGCGGCATGAGAAAATGCCGCGTTGGCGGCGCCCGCGACCTGCGGATCCGTGCCCGCGAAGTCGACATGGATGTCGGAGCCCCTGATGGTCAGGGTGGCCTGGATCTTGACGCGCTTGTCGAGCACGATCCCATCGTTGTCGATGTAGTCGATGAAGGTATAGCTGCCGTCCGGAATCTCGGCGATGCGGGCGCGGGTCAGCGCCTCCGAGCGGTCCATCAGCTCATCGATATAGGCGAGCACGGTGTCCTCGCCGAACTCCTCGCAGATCTCGGCGAAGCGCGCCGCGCCGATCTTGATCGAGGCGAACTGGGCGCCGAGGTCCGCTTCCAGGAAGGCTGGCATGCGCACGTTTTTGAGCAGGATGCCGCGGATCTGCTCGTCGAATACGCCCCGCGCGATCAGCTTGACCGGCGGCAGAACGATACCCTCCTGGAAAAGCTCGGTGGCATCAGGCGGCAGGCTGCCGATCGCCATGCCGCCGAGGTCTGAATGATGCGCCATGGAGGCCGCCATCGCGACGCAGCGCCCTGACGAAAACACCGGCGTCAGCGCGGTGATGTCGGGCAGATGCGTGCCTCCATCATACGGGTCGTTCATGATGTAGACGTCGCCTTCCTCCATGGTTTCCGGAGGAAAGGCGCGCAGCAGCGACTTCACCGTGGCGGCCAGTACCCCGAGGTGCTGCGGCAGCGCGACCGACTGGGCCATGGTGTCGCCGCTCACGGTGAACAAGGCGCATGAGCAGTCGGCCCCCTCCTTCAGGACGACGGAAAAGGCGCTGCGGATCAGCGTGCCTTCCATCTCCGCGGCGACGACATCGAGGCGGTTGCGGATCACCTCCAAGGTTATGGGATCGATCGCCATGCTGTCGCTGCGGGCTTCGATGGTGTTGAGCATCATTCCGGATCCTTCAGGATGAACGCCGCGGAAAATCGAGGCGGCCGGCCGAGAAACCGCCATCGATAACGATGGTGTCGCCGGCGATGGCCGCGGCGCCCGCGGAAGCGAGAAACATTACGGCGCCGGCTACCGCCTCGGGCGTCGCCAGCACGTGGTTTGCACTCTGGCTGCGATAGTAGTCAGCGACCTTCAGGAAGGCTGGATCGGTGAAGCCCGGCCGATCGACCAGTCCCGGAGCAACCGCGTTGATGGCAATGCCGAAAGCGCCGTATTCCAACGCGAGCCCGCGCGTGAGCATCTCCATGGCGGCTTTCGTGGCGCTGTAAAGCGCCGCGTCCGGGCGGGCATAGCGATAGTTGCCGGAGGTGATGTTGACGACGCGGCCGCGGATGCCAGCCTTCGCCATGCGCTCGCAGGCGTCGCGGCTCGTGAAAAGCATCGCCTTGACGTTCACCCGGAAGAGGCGGTCGAACTCATCCTCCGTGATGTCGCGGATCATCCGGTTGAAGTTGATGCCGGCGCCGTTGACCAGCACCGCCGGGGTACCGAAGCGTTCGGCGATGCCGTCGAGCACCCGGCTCACGGTGTTTGGATCGCTCATATCAGCGGCAATGCCATGCCCATCGCCGAGGGACGCGAGCCGCGCACCCGCCGCCGTGGCGCGGGTCTCGGTCGAGCCGATGGCGATGGTGGTCGCGCCGGCCGCGACAAAAGCCTCGGCGATAGCAAGACCCACATGGCCCGTGCCGCCGGTGATGATCACCGGTCCGAGGGTCCAGGGTTCAGGCGCCCGATCACGCATCGGCCGGCATCTCCACGATGATATTGCCGTTGGGTTCGACGAAGGCGGTCTCACCCGGCAGCACGACGGTGGTGCTATCCAGCTGTTCGACGATGAACGGCCCGGCCTGCTTGGTGCCTATCGGCAACTGATCGCGACGATAGACCGGGATATCGACGTGACGATCGTGATCGCTCAGGTAGACCGAGCGCGTTCCGTGCTGCGCCTTCTCCCAGGATGGGCCGGGCTTTGGCGGTTCGAGGCGGACCTTCGGCACAGTCGCGAAATGCACAGTGCGCAGATTGACGAATTCCACGGCGGCCGCGGGGTTGCGTTGCCGATAAACCCGCTCGTGGTGCTCGTGGAAGGCGGCGACGAGGCTGCTGATCAGTGCGTCGTCGAAGGCCTCGGTAATGGGGATCTCCAGCTCGTAGGACTGGCCGACGTAGCGCATCTCGGCATAACGGCGCACGCCCACGCGTGTATCGGCGATATTCTCCTGCCGCATGCGTTCCCGCCCGGCGCGGTCCAGCCTGTCGAAGGCTTCCGCCAGTTCCGCGAGGGGGAGCCCTGTCGCTGACTGGCGGAATGAAGCGGTATGATCGTGCTCGATGTCGGACACGAGGAGGCCGAATGCCGAGAGAACGCCGGGGGCGAAGGGCACGATGACGCGCGGGATGCGCAACGCACGCGCCAGCGCACTGCCGTGTAATGGGCCGGCACCGCCCAGCACGATCAAGGCGAATTCCCGCGGATCATAGCCCCTGGCGATCGTGAGCAGGCGGATCTCGTCGGCCATGCGGTTGTTGAGGATGGTGTGGATGCCATGTGCCACGCGGACCTTGCTCATGGCGAGCCTCGCGCCCATCGCCTCGATGACGCGATGAGAAGCTGAAGCATCGAGTTTGACATGGCCGCCGGCGAAGTAATCTGCATTGAGATAGCCGAGCACGATCGAGGCATCGGTCACCGTCGGTTCGGTGCCCCCCTGGCCATAGCAGGCCGGTCCCGGCACGGAGCCGGCGCTCTGCGGGCCGACATGCAGGCTGGACGCCTCGTCGAGCCAGGCGATGCTGCCACCGCCGGCGCCAATCGAGACGACATCGAGCATGGGAATACGCAGGGGATATTTGAGCACCTTGCCTTCCGCCGAGGTCAGCGGCTTGCCGTCGACCACGAGGCCGATGTCGGCTGTGGTGCCGCCGATGTCGTTGGAGATCAGGTTCTTCTCACCGCACAGCTCCCCCACCATCTGCGCGGCGACGACGCCAGCGGCCGGCCCCGAGCGCAGGAGGCTGACCGGTCGCTCCACCGCCGTGCGCGCCGCCGCGATGCCGCCACGGGACTGCATGATTTCGAGCCGCGCCGGCACGCCCGTCTCCGTGAGCTTGCCTTCCAAGGCATCGATATAGTTGGCAACCTTCGGGCGGACATAGGCATCGAAAGTCGTCACCAGTGTTCGCTCATATTCGCGAAAGGTGGGATCGATGGCCGAGGACAGTGAAACCGGCAGATGCGGATACATCTCGTTGATGATGGCCTTCGTCCGCAATTCATGGGCGGGATGAAGGAAGGAGAACAGATAACAGACCGAGATGACCTCGGCGCCCTGGCTTTCAACCAGTTCACGCACCGCCGCGCGCACGCCTTCTTCATCAAGGGACTTGAGAACGGAGCCGTCGGCCGCGATGCGTTCACGGATGCCGATCCGCCGCCGGCGCGGGGCGAGGAAGCCAGGCGTCTCGGCATCGATGAAGAGGTTATAGAGTTCGGAGCGCTTCTGGCGCCCGATGACCAGCACATCCTCGAAGCCTTCGGTGGTCAGGAGTCCGGTGATTGCGCCTTTCTGTTCGACCACGGCATTGGTCGCGACAGTGGTGCCGTGGATGAAACGCGTGACATTGGCGGGTGTGAGGGCTGTTCCACCGAGCAGGCGCGTCATGCCGTCGACAACACCAAGGGAGGGGTTCGCAGGCGTGCTCGGAACCTTGATCAGGGTCATCGCGCCGCCGTCCGTCATGCCCACGACATCGGTGAAGGTTCCGCCGACGTCGATCGCTATCGAAAGGGTGGTGTCCATCTGTCGTGTCATTTCCAGTTTTGTGCGGACGTTCGGAGTGGAATGTCAGCCGAGGTACGCACGGATGGTGTCTTCATCCTTGAGAAGGTCGATGCCCGGCCCCTCGGCCACGACCGTCCCGGTCCTGAGCACATAGGCGTAATGGGCAACGTTGAGAGCCATGAAGGCGTTCTGCTCGATGAGCAGGACCGAGGTGCCGCCCGCATTGATGGCGCGGATCGCTTCGAACATCGTTTGAACGAGGATGGGCGCCAACCCGAGGGAGGGTTCATCGAGAAGCAGGATGTCCGGCGCGGCCATCATGGCCCGGCCGATGGCCAGCATCTGCTGTTCGCCGCCGGACAGGGTGCCGGCGGTCTGCGTCCGCCGTTCCTTGAGCCGCGGAAAGATGGTGAAGATGCGCTCCAGGGTCTCGGCGGCCTGCGCGAGCTGGCCCCGTCCATAGGCGCCCAGACGCAGGTTTTCCATGACAGAGAGGCCGGCAAAGACGCGCCGCCCCTCGGGACATTGCACGATGCCCCGGCGCGCCACCTGGAAGGCCGGTATGCCCGAGAGGGAAGCCCCGCGATAGACGATCTCGCCGCGCGCCGGCGCCAGCTCGCCGGAGATGGCGCGCACGATCGTGCTTTTGCCCGCTCCATTGGCGCCGACGATCGAGACAATGTGGCCCTGGGGAATGGCGAGAGACACGCCGCGGACGGCGACGATGGGCCCGTAGGAGACGTGAAGATCGCGCGTTTCGAGCAGCATCGCTAGACCACTCCCGATCCGAGATAGGCGCTGATGACCAGCGGGTTGCTGCGGACTTCGTCCGGCGTGCCTTCCGCGATCTTGCGCCCCTGGTCCATGACAATGATGCGATCCGAGATCTCCATCACCAGGCTCATATGATGTTCGACCATGAGCACGGTCTTTCCGAGTTCGTCCCGCAGACGACGGATCAGCGCGTTCAGGTCTTCGATTTCCGGCGGCGTCATGCCGGCGGCGGGCTCGTCGAGCAGAAGGATTCGAGGATTGGTCGCCATGGCGCGCGCGATCTCGACCCGCCGCTGGTCACCGTAGGGCAGGTTGCGCACCAGCTGGTCCGCCACAGGGCCGAGATCGAGCAAGGCGATGAGGCGATTGGCCTCCGCCGCCAGCAGCCTTTCCTCAGCGCGTACGCGTCTGCCGTGGAAAAGTGTTTCCAGAAACGAGGCCCGCGCCTGCCGGGTCAACCCGACGAGTATATTCTCGCGTGCGGTCAGATTGGCGAAGACGCGAAGGTTCTGGAATGTGCGGCCTATGCCGGCTGCGGCGATACGATGCAACGGAAGTCCGACAAGGCTCGAACCGTCGAAGGAAATCGCGCCTGCGGAGGGCGGATAGATGCAGGTGATCAGATTGAATGCGGTCGTCTTGCCGGCGCCGTTGGGGCCGATGATGCTGACGATCTCGCCGTCATCGACGTGGAAGCTCAGGCCATCGACCGCCGTCAGTCCACCAAAGCGGCGGCTGAGATCCGTGACCGCGAGGAGGGCGTTTTCCATCAACCGACCTCCTTCACGACTGCGCCGCGCGCCACGGGCGCCTTGCGCGTGGGGGCGTCATGACGCCGGCCGAGCAGGCCCTGCGGCCGGAAGAGAATGATGAGGACCATGATCAGTCCGTAGATCGCGAGCCTGTATTCGGAAGCGAAGCGAAGGAGTTCGGGAAGCGCGGCCAGGACAGCCCCGCCGAATATGGCGCCGGGCACGCTGCCGAGGCCTCCCAGCACCACCATGGCGAGATAGGAGATGGAGACCACCGGGGTGAAGCTGTCCGGGCTGATGAAGCTGATGTAGTGCGCCCAGAACGCGCCGGCCGCGCCTGCGATCGCCGCAGAAACGATGAACACTTTCGCCTTAACGACGCGCGGATCGACACCCACGCTCGCCATGCCCAGTTCATCGTCACGCATGGCGCGCAGGGCGCGGCCGAACGGTGAATTCAGCAGGGCGAGGACGACAAAGGTCGAGATAACCAGAATGGCCAGTATAAGGTAGTAAAAGCCGACGCCGTGCAGCTCGCTTCCGAAGAAGCTGGGTGCAGGGATGGCGCGAATACCCATCGGGCCGCGTGTGAGATCAATCCAGTTCAGCATGATCATCCAGACGACGCCGGATAATCCGAATGTTCCCATGGCGACGTAGTGACCGCGCAGGCGCATCATCGGCCAGGCGAAGACCGCGCCGAAAAGTCCTGTCGCGGCGATGGCAAGCCCCATGCTGATCCAGGTCGGCACGCCGTATCGCGTGCTCAGGATGGCTGTGGCATAGGCGCCGAAGCCGTAGAAGGCCGCATGCCCCAGGGAGATGAGCCCGGCGAAGCCCGCGATGAGGTTGAGGCTGAGGGCGATCGTGCCGGACATCGCCATGATGGTGAGAACGCGCAGGTAATACGCGTCCGTGACGACCAGCGGCAATGCCGCTGCGATGACGATCGGCAGCACCAGCAGGGGCTGCCGCAGATCAAGTTTGGGCACGGGGGGAAGCGGGAAAATGCTGAGATTTGTGCGCTCGACCTTGTCGAGCCCGCGCCGGCCGAGCAATCCCGTCGGCTTGACGACCAGGACCGCCACGAGAAGCCCGAAGGCGATGGCGTCGCGCCAAGCGGAGGAGAAATAGACGCTGGTGACGGATTCCGCGATTCCGAGCAGGAGGCCGCCGACGATTGCGCCTGCGATCTGCTCCATCCCGCCCAACACGGAGGCAGCAAAGGCCTTCGTCATGCTGAGCGAGCCCATGGTGGGATAAATTGAATTGTAGAGCGCCGCGCCGAGCACGCCTGCCGCGCCACCCATCGCAGAGGCAATGCAGAAGGACACCACGATCAGGCGATCGACGTCGATGCCAAGGAGTTGCGCGGCACGCCTGTCCTCGGCGACGGCCCGGACCGCAGTGCCGAAATCCGTATGGTGCAGCACATAGTGCAGGCAAGCGATCGCTGCGACGACGACCGCGAGCGTCACGAGTTCCCAGGTGCTGACGGTGATCATGCCGAGCTGGAAGACGTGCGCCGTGAGCGTCGGGGAAAGCGGCTGCGTTTGCGGACCAAAAATGAAATGGGCCAGGTTCTCGATGATGAGCCCGAGGCCCATGGTCGTGATCAAGGACATCAGCAACGGTTGGTCCCTGAGGGGCCGCACGGCGATGCGCTCGATAATCCAGCCGACAATGAAAGCTGCGACAATGCCGCCTGCAAACGCGAGCACAACGGGTGCGCCCGCACTCACCATGAGGACCATCGCAATATAGGCCGCGACGGTATAGGAAGCTCCTTGACCGAAATTGATAATATTCAGAACGCCGAATACAAGGGATACGCCGATAGCACCCAGCGCATAGGTCCCTCCTACCGTCAATCCGTTGGTGATGACCTGCAATAAGAGATCCATCGAGCGTTATCTCTCTCGTCGGCTGGCTGGTTGTCACACGGCATGATCCGGATGCCTGATCCGGCAGACCGGAAGTAATCACCTCGACGCGATCGTTATGAGTCTCGCGTCGGGCACGGTATGAGCGTAACGAAATGCTTATCGTTGCTATGAAGCGACGATATACTCACGCAGTGAACGAAATACGCCAAAAA from Hyphomicrobiales bacterium includes these protein-coding regions:
- a CDS encoding Branched-chain amino acid transport system permease protein, whose translation is MDLLLQVITNGLTVGGTYALGAIGVSLVFGVLNIINFGQGASYTVAAYIAMVLMVSAGAPVVLAFAGGIVAAFIVGWIIERIAVRPLRDQPLLMSLITTMGLGLIIENLAHFIFGPQTQPLSPTLTAHVFQLGMITVSTWELVTLAVVVAAIACLHYVLHHTDFGTAVRAVAEDRRAAQLLGIDVDRLIVVSFCIASAMGGAAGVLGAALYNSIYPTMGSLSMTKAFAASVLGGMEQIAGAIVGGLLLGIAESVTSVYFSSAWRDAIAFGLLVAVLVVKPTGLLGRRGLDKVERTNLSIFPLPPVPKLDLRQPLLVLPIVIAAALPLVVTDAYYLRVLTIMAMSGTIALSLNLIAGFAGLISLGHAAFYGFGAYATAILSTRYGVPTWISMGLAIAATGLFGAVFAWPMMRLRGHYVAMGTFGLSGVVWMIMLNWIDLTRGPMGIRAIPAPSFFGSELHGVGFYYLILAILVISTFVVLALLNSPFGRALRAMRDDELGMASVGVDPRVVKAKVFIVSAAIAGAAGAFWAHYISFISPDSFTPVVSISYLAMVVLGGLGSVPGAIFGGAVLAALPELLRFASEYRLAIYGLIMVLIILFRPQGLLGRRHDAPTRKAPVARGAVVKEVG
- the livG gene encoding branched chain amino acid/phenylalanine ABC transporter ATP binding subunit LivG yields the protein MENALLAVTDLSRRFGGLTAVDGLSFHVDDGEIVSIIGPNGAGKTTAFNLITCIYPPSAGAISFDGSSLVGLPLHRIAAAGIGRTFQNLRVFANLTARENILVGLTRQARASFLETLFHGRRVRAEERLLAAEANRLIALLDLGPVADQLVRNLPYGDQRRVEIARAMATNPRILLLDEPAAGMTPPEIEDLNALIRRLRDELGKTVLMVEHHMSLVMEISDRIIVMDQGRKIAEGTPDEVRSNPLVISAYLGSGVV
- the livF gene encoding branched chain amino acid/phenylalanine ABC transporter ATP binding subunit LivF — its product is MLLETRDLHVSYGPIVAVRGVSLAIPQGHIVSIVGANGAGKSTIVRAISGELAPARGEIVYRGASLSGIPAFQVARRGIVQCPEGRRVFAGLSVMENLRLGAYGRGQLAQAAETLERIFTIFPRLKERRTQTAGTLSGGEQQMLAIGRAMMAAPDILLLDEPSLGLAPILVQTMFEAIRAINAGGTSVLLIEQNAFMALNVAHYAYVLRTGTVVAEGPGIDLLKDEDTIRAYLG
- the hyuA gene encoding putative D-/L-hydantoinase subunit A (Evidence 3 : Putative function from multiple computational evidences) is translated as MDTTLSIAIDVGGTFTDVVGMTDGGAMTLIKVPSTPANPSLGVVDGMTRLLGGTALTPANVTRFIHGTTVATNAVVEQKGAITGLLTTEGFEDVLVIGRQKRSELYNLFIDAETPGFLAPRRRRIGIRERIAADGSVLKSLDEEGVRAAVRELVESQGAEVISVCYLFSFLHPAHELRTKAIINEMYPHLPVSLSSAIDPTFREYERTLVTTFDAYVRPKVANYIDALEGKLTETGVPARLEIMQSRGGIAAARTAVERPVSLLRSGPAAGVVAAQMVGELCGEKNLISNDIGGTTADIGLVVDGKPLTSAEGKVLKYPLRIPMLDVVSIGAGGGSIAWLDEASSLHVGPQSAGSVPGPACYGQGGTEPTVTDASIVLGYLNADYFAGGHVKLDASASHRVIEAMGARLAMSKVRVAHGIHTILNNRMADEIRLLTIARGYDPREFALIVLGGAGPLHGSALARALRIPRVIVPFAPGVLSAFGLLVSDIEHDHTASFRQSATGLPLAELAEAFDRLDRAGRERMRQENIADTRVGVRRYAEMRYVGQSYELEIPITEAFDDALISSLVAAFHEHHERVYRQRNPAAAVEFVNLRTVHFATVPKVRLEPPKPGPSWEKAQHGTRSVYLSDHDRHVDIPVYRRDQLPIGTKQAGPFIVEQLDSTTVVLPGETAFVEPNGNIIVEMPADA
- a CDS encoding 3-oxoacyl-(acyl-carrier protein) reductase, which gives rise to MRDRAPEPWTLGPVIITGGTGHVGLAIAEAFVAAGATTIAIGSTETRATAAGARLASLGDGHGIAADMSDPNTVSRVLDGIAERFGTPAVLVNGAGINFNRMIRDITEDEFDRLFRVNVKAMLFTSRDACERMAKAGIRGRVVNITSGNYRYARPDAALYSATKAAMEMLTRGLALEYGAFGIAINAVAPGLVDRPGFTDPAFLKVADYYRSQSANHVLATPEAVAGAVMFLASAGAAAIAGDTIVIDGGFSAGRLDFPRRSS
- a CDS encoding N-methylhydantoinase B, whose protein sequence is MMLNTIEARSDSMAIDPITLEVIRNRLDVVAAEMEGTLIRSAFSVVLKEGADCSCALFTVSGDTMAQSVALPQHLGVLAATVKSLLRAFPPETMEEGDVYIMNDPYDGGTHLPDITALTPVFSSGRCVAMAASMAHHSDLGGMAIGSLPPDATELFQEGIVLPPVKLIARGVFDEQIRGILLKNVRMPAFLEADLGAQFASIKIGAARFAEICEEFGEDTVLAYIDELMDRSEALTRARIAEIPDGSYTFIDYIDNDGIVLDKRVKIQATLTIRGSDIHVDFAGTDPQVAGAANAAFSHAACVTYYCVRCITDPRLPNNAGCFRPISVSLPEGTLVNPRHPAPVNARTMTVCRMTDVIFGCLAQAAPDRVRASSSGMQGVSFSGRRATDGRAYVYLELFCGGMGARPTKDGVDYIETDITNMMNAPTEAVELEYPLRIHSMRLKTDSGGAGLHRGGLGMCKIFEVVEGPLEVTHRGDRHFSRPWGLKGGKPAMPWSSVIKRTDGSEHKVPARERFTLRTGDILVSDTAGGGGYGDPLSRPAARVANDVAEGQISLSAAQTDYGVVLDAALHIDVTATDALRAQLATERGAITWTFDRGEDGRD